The genome window TGTGAGTCTGAGATGAGCGTGAGATGAGTCTAAGGTGAGCATGATCATCTTTGGTATCAAATAAATTAAGAGTGAGTATGAATGTGAGAATTCTAATAGTATAATTTCTATATTATCCttcttccttaaaaaaaaatattttctattgttttagacttttagtttaactaataagggtaaaatagttttttgtatattaaaactcattctcccttgcagagaatagtcattctcacTATTTTGTCACAAAGGGATAATAGAGAGTGGAATGAATTCGGGATTCCGACATCtcaaaatcaaccaaacaaaatgaATTGTTAATTTTCACTCTCATTCCACCCTCTAAATACCAATCAAATATCCTGTTACTTCTTTATTTCAAAATAAGTCACAAGATATCAACGTGAAAAGTTGAACTCTAATCTCTCCAACCGCAACTATTCCTAAATCATATACTAAAATGAATGATTATTTTGACATTATTAGTTGTACTAGACTATTTTGGCAACTAGTATTAGTTATTTATTGTAGCTCTCAAGTTGATGCAATATTTTAGTAGTTGAACAATTCTGCCAGCAATGTCTTGTACTGCAATAATGACATTTGTGGTTGTCCGTacagtttgatttttctttctttcccatgttacacacacacacatatatattattgtttctttGTGATTTTCTTTAGGATGAAAAAACTTAATTGCATTagtaaaaaaactaataaagagTACCACATCCAATGGTAATTTTTTTCTAGCCAATGAGTAAACGAAACTCATCAAAACAAGACCCACCAATAAAACGAAATAAGGCAGcatcaaacttggtttaatttattaatttatccttatttttatgttaaaagtGTTATGTACAaaggtaaaataagtttttaacatataaataacttaattaatcatcattccctccaaatgactccattttggaagGAAAATCTTTGACAAAAACTaaatgaaatcttccctccaattaccttcaaatccctccccttaattttttataaattatcaaaacaatgaaattggaaggaaactctctttccctATTTTTCCCTTCTTCTGaattcctcaatccaaacatactcttAGAGAAATTGGAGCGAGTTTTAGAGTAATTAAAGAGgccgaaaaaagaagaagcccatttattggaataaaataatttatttttttttaacatatggCTGGTAAACTGCTAAAAATTTTCTATTAGCCTGCAAAACAACAATTGAGGATTCCTTGAAATAAAACAAATGAATGTTGTTCAATTAATACCTTTTAATAATCATCATAAACTCAGGATTAGGTTCTAGAAAAACCCAAAATATTTCAATAATAGAATTTGTATATAGCGGCATGACGTCATCCTTGCATCATAGGGTAGACGTCACCATGGCTTTTCTAAGCAACTTGTTGGAAAATTTTCCACAATCTTTTCCCCTTTTAATTTGCACCTTCATTGCATACCTCCTTCCTGTAACCTTCCTAtgatcttctcttcttcttcctcatacacaaacacaaaacTCCAATAATTCAATTCACACttgtatacataaatatataccaATAAAAAACCTTATCACTTGTCAGTTATCATCACCATCTCCTCACTACATCTAATTACAAGGTCACTATCTCCATCTCCATGGGCAGTACTTCTTGGAAGCAGAAATTGATGAAAGAGCTCGTTGATGGGCAGGAATCTGCAACCCAATTGCAGGTTCTCCTTCAAAAGCCCTTTAGTGAAAATGGGTCCTCTCAATTTTCATCAGGGGATGAGCATTTGGTGAAGATCTTGGGATCCTTCACtgagtctctctctctgttgATGATGATGGGTTCTAGTAATAATTGTGAGTCTGACAACAATAATTCACAAGCGGGTTCTGGCTCAGTGTGTTGTGACCACGAGAGTAGGAGTTCTGATGAGAATTGTAGTGAGAGTAGGAAAAGAGTCCCTTCTTTGAAGGATAAGAGAGGCTGCTACAAGAGAAAGTAAGACCCatttaacactctaattgatttttgtcttcttttttttgggggaTTTGGCTTTTGTGgagtgatttgatttgattaatatTGGTTGATTGTGCTTGGTTACTGCAGAAAGAACTCACAATCATGGACAACAGTCTCTTCCACTGTCGACGATGTCTATGCTTGGAGAAAATATGGCCAAAAGGAGATTCTAAATGCTAAATACCCAAGGTACTATTTCTGCATCCCCCTTTATGTCAATAATTTAGAGATTTGAATTTGGAGATTCAGGGTTCtaaattgggttttgtgtttttgtgatgAACAGGAGTTACTTTAGATGCACTCACAAGTATGAACAAGGTTGCAAAGCTACAAAGCAAGTCCAGAGAATGGAGGATCAACCAGAGATGTTCCAGACAACTTATAGTGGCAATCACACATGCAGAAATGTTGTCAAGGCCCCTCCaaatatcaaaatagacccAGAATCTTGTTGGGGACCTTGTGTTCTTACTCCAGAATCAAAGATTCCGACAACAATAAAACAAGAGCCCTCCAAGGGAGAAGAGATCCCAAGTGGTGCTGATGGTGATGAACTGAACAGCAGTTTGTGGAAGGATCTAATGCCTTTTGAGTACTCATGCGAGCCTGCATCAATGGTTTCTAATGTGTATTCTTGCTACACAGATATCACTTTTCAAGATAGTTTGGACATTGATTCAGTCACTTTTGACAGTGATTTTACCTTTGATATTTGAGGGAGTAATCTGCAGGTTTTTTTTGATCCTTCTCCTGTAATGTgtactatatatgtatacatatatagctTATTAAGGCAAATTCTCTTGTATCTTTGTATTGATGACCTTTAAATTTGTGGAATAATAACATCATTTGAGGAATTCCCTTGGCCTCTAAATTCTCAAAATCTCATCCTTTTATGGACTTTGTCTCTTTGAATCTTTTGAAGAAAAATAGTTGGATAAAAATGACttcattcattgatattcaagccctgcatatatatatgcatcataTGCTCTCTTCAAAACTTGGTGGAAGAGCCGACTCACTGTCTCTCCAGAGTGTTGAAAGCCCTCATGAGAATGTTGAAAGCGCTCATGTTGGTCCCCGTTAGACTGAGCATGCCCCAAGGAATACGAACATAATAGCAACCATTTCACACATTGTACGTTAGAATTGGTCAATGCATACTCAACCCTCCATACTCTGCATAAGCTTATAATCACAGTTACAGACATTGTTAAAGCTTAAGGACAACGTTTAGGATTACCTCTAATAAGCATGTCGACAACCCACTCAGTGCCTGTCAAATCACATGTCCTACATGGTTGTTTGCTTATAAATTTGTTTGTGAGCTGCTTGCCTCGTCCTTGGAAGTTGTGAAAGTGAGCAGTAAAGCGGTCTATTATTACAGTTATCATCACTACTGCTACTACCATCACTCTTATATCCACATTAAAATACAAGTCGCGAAATTTATCACAATTATAGAGTTGGATAAACTTCGATGTCCAAacattacaaaagaaaaaaaatctaaatcaaACCAAATGTTAGACCCAGAccattccatatatatatatgccccaTATCTCGACTGGAGCCACCACCCATATCCCACATGCACATACGCAAGTTGCTGGTAGCTCTTGATTGGGGTTCTGGATCCTGCGAATGGTCGTACGTGGATATGATCGTATTCTGACTCTGTCTAAATATATTTTTCCttatttctatttattttacattaaTTTTTTCTCATCACACATTTGTTCTGTGACGAAATTTCCTTAATTTACGACAAAAAATTCCATGACAAATTAGCTGTTTTCTAGTAGTGAGATCTACGCTTCCCGCCACACCCTCATCTTCTCCGTCAACAAATGGATATATGCTCTTTCATGTGCATCTTGACCATCTCAACCTAATAAATAGATTTACACTATAAACATAGATATATGCTCTTTCATGTGAACCTTGACCATCTCAGCGTAATAAATACGTGACATGCTTCCACCGAAAAGTAATTTCAAGCGGAAAAATCCCTAAACTATTGTTGTAAGAGTTCGTCCTTCTTCACTCTAGTAACACTTCGTTAAGTTAATTCACCCAGTATCATCAAACTTGACACTACACGGATTTGTGATCCCGTTTACTCGAGTAGGATCCTACAATTCTATCTTTTTTCCACAAAACATCAAAGCTATAAAtaatgagaaaattttcaattcaatttCATTCGATATTTATTAGTCCCATCTATGATTTTAAACAAACGAGGGGGAGGAGAATGATGATTAAACAAAGAGCACAaagaatattattattaattgcCATGAAATTAAGAATGAAAAATACCAAGAATGTAAATTAAACATCTAACCATGAGTAATTAATTCAACCTATATATATCTAGTACCGATTGGGTTACTAGTTTTAATTCGAAACTGCTAATAtgttttttgtcccaactattCTAAATGCTAAAACATTGGAATCCATTAATTTTAGTTATTCTTGCTGTCTTCTGGGTCCCACTTATCTTGAGGAGACGGGAAAAGAAATTCCATGCTATTGGTACTACTGCTTCCAGAATTAAACATTGCATCAGCCATTTCCGCCACAAGATAGGACGACGGACCAGCTGCTGCAATATCCGCACCACTACTTCCTCCTGCGGTGGCCGCCATGGTGCTGCCACTACTACTACCTCCGCCGCCCAAATTGAACTCCAGCCATGGAGGGGGACTGGGGAGCTGGTGTGTACCACTAGAAGTAGCGGCCATATGAGTTGGTGGAGCAATTGAAGGTGCGGTGGATGACATATGGCAGGTGTGGTTGCCCCGGTAGGTGACTTGAAAAGTGTAGGGGTCATGGTCGAGCCGCTGGACTTGCCTCTTCGCTGGGCATTGATACATCTTTTGATGGGTGCACCTATAGTAACCCCTGAAATACATACCAACTCATCGATCCATTTACCAAAATAggaggttttttttaaaaaaaaaaaattcataaaattgtatttgtattttgatggaTTTTACGAATTcaaccatatatttttttgtcaaaaacaaaattcaaattcaatataaaaacgATATGACAATTATGTACCattggatataaactcaaaactttCTATGTCTATTTTGATATGAATTTGTTTTTGTCTGggataaagaaataaaattttcatatgttCATCTGGCATGCACGGACCTATGAATTTACCCAGTGTACACCCAAAAGATAATGACATACATAGCCATGTCTTATACTCTAATGTCATATGTAATACTAAGTAATTTGGGagaattaattaatacttaattaGGATGGTTATGATTGATATAATGAGGCCTCATCTTGGGTGACATAGTCAGTCAATTATTCCTAGATTGGAGACTGTGTCAAGTATTTCTAGGTAGGTGGGAAGAGTCAAATGGAGTTGACTTGGTTGTACATTCATTTTCAATCAAAGGCCAACGCATGCAGATGCATATAACATATACTCATAGACATTATCAATGTTTGAAAATGTCAAaggagctatatatatatacacacactccaTATAATAtggtttaatttaatttgtccTTCTGGAAATTAAAATGCAATcaattaacaaattaattaattaattaaattacctTGGAAACCTTGACCCCAAAATCTCTTTCTGGCCATACTTTCTCCAAGTGTATCCATCCTCTGGTGGAAGGTCTGTATTTCCTATCAATGGAGCTGCTACCCTCACTGTCTTCTTCTCCACATCATCCTTcctacacacaaaaaaaaaaaaaattatcaaattaatcaagaataaaaatattaattttattctctgaTGTAGCACACAAACTACTTAGTACGTAGTTAGTACCTatctattgatttttttaacgTATCATAGCCTATAATTAAATAGGAAACTCCTATATAAAAAATACTGATACACTTTCCCATATATTTTTGATAAGTACTGATTATCTTTTCGGACTTAACCCGAGGTCGAGATTTCAAACCAACCAGTTAGGATATTTCTTTGTGGAATTCTAGTCCTCATGGGTTTCGACCCAGTCTTACTTGTCACCAACGTAGTGCCATTGTTATGACAACATGAGGTTTATGTCCACTCCCTAGTTTAAAGAACATGTTGGGTTGGGTAGTTCCTCGGttactcaaaaaaaattgaaaaatcgaACCCGAGTCTCACAATTGGAATGCTTCATAccctaattagtaattaataaCCAGTTAggttatataaatatatgtttttgtgtgtttatGCGTGATTTGTCTTAATCCTtccaagaagaagctgggaaaTGTTTAAATTAATACCCTTTGCTTCTGGGAAATTGTCCTTGAAATTCTTCTACGCATAATGCATTTTCTTACCAAATATGCTGCATATTGATGGCAATATGTCCCCACATATATAAAAGTAACCATATATAGTCAAACTAAATGATAAACCAATAAAGCACATAATACATAACAGTACTGTTCCATTGAAAGGTAAGTAACGTTGAACTTTCTTAGCCATTACATACCTTCTTCTTGGTCTCTGCTGTGAGGATGATGGCGAAGAACCAAACAATAACTGGCCTGAATCCAACTGCGTTGTCCCGGTGACCGGAACTTGAACTGATGTTGATGAACCTGACCCTGCTGCCATTGCCGACCTTAACCATTCGTGCAGGCTCGCGTCGTGACCGACTGAGAACAactgaggaggaggaggagagtatgaagaagaaggaagaggatTGCTAATTAGCCGTTCCTTGGCAGAAACAAACATCTTGATGATTTCGTCACAAGATTCTGAAAGCATTAGTATTGGTGGAGGCAATAATTGGTTATTGGAGACGTAGTGTTGAAGGTTCCTTTCTAGGTCTTGCGCTAGCTTGCATCCCTGAAAGATGAAAGAAATAGCTTCCTCCATCTTTATTATGtatgtaaatataaatatatcaagCTGATAATATATAGAGCAAATTAGAGAGATTCAACTCAAAATTCAaagcaattttgttttttgtacgTCTTGCACGTTAAGAAAAGGAATTAGGGAAGGGAAGGATCTGggaaaatatatgtgtgtgtgtgtatatatatgtatatgtatattccaaGTTCTAAGACTAAGTCGTGGTCGTCTTATTGATTCAACTATATATATTCAGTTTTAAAGGAATAGATTTTTTGGGGGGGGTCTAGAGGAAGACCATGCCTCGTTGAAATTGATTTGTGGACCATTGAAGAGAAGTTTCTTGTGGACCTTGTGACTTTCTTCCCAACTTAGAATGCTTCTTCGttcttcaaattttcttttactaCTAATTATAGCTTAATtgatttcaattgaaaattaaacaagCGTTGTatgcttaattttcttttttaaaaaaatatcgttaagaaatatgtttctcatttgaATCGAATATTggacacatatgtctaacccaatcgattgtcaattaaaCCAAACCTCGTTGGTCGTTGTCCGGTTAATTAATTTGACACTTAAATATATATTAGCATATATGGACCTTGGACCGTCACATTAAAAGGGCATTAACAGGTCAAGATTCTATAGATCGTGTGTGTGCCACTCCCAAAACCAActtaatttatttcattttttgtgcgGGTCTTCGGGTCTGTCGGATTTGGTCACCGAACCAAATATGTTCAATTTGGTTGGCTCTTCAATTGAAATTTTGGTCtcttattacttttttttgtctggGAAATGGGACTTAATAATCCTTAAACTACGCATGTCAAGTAAACATATGATAATATCTTTGTATAGATTCGGTATGCAAcacattgttattattattttttttttttttttaatgagaaaACCCATCTAAGACTAGGTCATGCTGGAGCTCGACCAGTTTACATGGTATGAGTTTGAcagtgtgttgcaactgtgttcagttgcaacacatcTCACAGTACCacaattttttgtgacacgtcaaacagcttttgcgttacaactcacctcacagtaccacagctttttacctcacagcacctcaccacacctcacaacactcccaaacgattacaatatatgttgaattgtcctacataatcaaattaggttaattattttattttagattaatgtacaatgtaaacgttaagtgattttatattaatattattaatcatctaatataatcgtaatttagaaacgccaaacgcacctcacaacatcgcaccacagttttaaaaatgatacgccaaacagttttttgcattccaactcacctcacagcaccacagttttttacctcacaacacctcaccacacctcaaagcagttgacagcactcccaaacaggccCTAGTAAATCTCACACACGTACATGAGTCCCTCCATCCCACACATACCAAATAATTACATAATAATGatgggttaataccacttttgcacaccgaaagatagtcagtgtttcaatttgcacaccgttgtttaaaatgtttcaatttgatcacctaatgataaaattatttaCTGGATAGATTTTTTCACTTTGGGACAGTCAAATTGCACATgtggcaatcaatatttggacaATCAACATGCCACATGTGCAGTTTGACTGccccaaagtgagaaaatctgtTTGAAAGActaagttgaaacaattttatcattaggtaatcaaattgaaacatttttaaacaacagtgtgcaaattgaaacactgactgTCTTTTGGTATGCAAAAATGATATTAACCCTAATAATGATACTTCCAACGAAACTTACCAAACATGAAAATTGAACCCATGATCCTTTGCCGAACCAAAAAATCCTTTGTTGAATCTAGGACCCTTGCTTTTAATAACTACCTTATAGTTTATGTAACACACTTAATTGCTTGGTAAAAGTAAACTACAAGAAAATTAAGTAAGACCGACCAAATTACAGTCTTGAATGAAGAAGACTTGAGGGAAGGAAATATAGCGGTCTTGGTGGGGAACCATAATTATGGCCTAATTGTAGTATTCTCATATGTTTACAAGACCAATTTCAATCTAttcaaaattccaaagcattatgcATGGAAAATCAACACCCGAGTCAACGGCACTGACCACTTCTAACTTCTCTACCCAACACAGCAAATTTAATTAGCCCACCTATCTCAaatcaaaaatgttagggatcccagtaaatgaGACCACAATCATCCCGGTAGTGAATATTGTTCATTAATTAATGTAAGTGTAGGGACTCAAAAAACCTGTGATTGAACCAGATAttgacacatccactactagGATGATTGAGATCCTTATCACTTCTTATGATCTCTAATTAGTGTTAAAATTTGATTCTTGCATTACAAGATCTAGaatcactacaagaaaacagctTTTTTGCGACGGAAGTTTCCGTCGCAAAACATCAAAATTCCGTCGGTAATAATTTTTGCAACGGAATTTGCAACGGAAAAAATTCCGTTGCACAAACAATCGTCGCAAACATTAGCGACGAAAACGTGCGACGGATCATTTGAGACGGAAATTAGCGACGGACTAGCGACGGacatttagcgacggaattatTTTGCAACAAAATTAGCGATAAAAGCTTCCGTCGCTAACTGAtggattaaaaacaaaattttaagtaTTTGCGACGGAAATTTCCGTTGCTAATTGGCCACGCATTTTGCGACTACAGATTCCGTtgcaaatatattatttttaaaaatttaaatttttgtgtAGCAAATTTGTCACGACTTTTGCGACGGGATTTCCGtggcaaaatttttattttttgaatttttatttatttaaataaatatattttatttatacaaaaatattttatttatattatttttcatttttcattttatgatttataataattattttttaaatttcaatattattataattcaactataattatcaatttaatgatttcattaaaaatattttatcaaaatgtgcaagaaatagcatataataaaaattaatattatacataagtggttcaatatttttatgaaatacacTTTAATCTTCATCAGAAAGGTGTCCATGTGAACCACGATCATCATCAGGGTTGTTTCTGGGGGATCGCATCTGCTTCTGAGAAAATAATTGCCGCACCATCCGCTCCTGATCCTGCATCCGCTGTCGTAAGTCACCGACCTCATCCAATAACTCAGAGTTCATCCGAGCCATG of Tripterygium wilfordii isolate XIE 37 chromosome 13, ASM1340144v1, whole genome shotgun sequence contains these proteins:
- the LOC120013391 gene encoding WRKY DNA-binding transcription factor 70-like, whose protein sequence is MGSTSWKQKLMKELVDGQESATQLQVLLQKPFSENGSSQFSSGDEHLVKILGSFTESLSLLMMMGSSNNCESDNNNSQAGSGSVCCDHESRSSDENCSESRKRVPSLKDKRGCYKRKKNSQSWTTVSSTVDDVYAWRKYGQKEILNAKYPRSYFRCTHKYEQGCKATKQVQRMEDQPEMFQTTYSGNHTCRNVVKAPPNIKIDPESCWGPCVLTPESKIPTTIKQEPSKGEEIPSGADGDELNSSLWKDLMPFEYSCEPASMVSNVYSCYTDITFQDSLDIDSVTFDSDFTFDI
- the LOC120013736 gene encoding WRKY transcription factor 55-like isoform X1 — encoded protein: MEEAISFIFQGCKLAQDLERNLQHYVSNNQLLPPPILMLSESCDEIIKMFVSAKERLISNPLPSSSYSPPPPQLFSVGHDASLHEWLRSAMAAGSGSSTSVQVPVTGTTQLDSGQLLFGSSPSSSQQRPRRRKDDVEKKTVRVAAPLIGNTDLPPEDGYTWRKYGQKEILGSRFPRGYYRCTHQKMYQCPAKRQVQRLDHDPYTFQVTYRGNHTCHMSSTAPSIAPPTHMAATSSGTHQLPSPPPWLEFNLGGGGSSSGSTMAATAGGSSGADIAAAGPSSYLVAEMADAMFNSGSSSTNSMEFLFPSPQDKWDPEDSKNN
- the LOC120013736 gene encoding WRKY transcription factor 55-like isoform X2, with the protein product MEEAISFIFQGCKLAQDLERNLQHYVSNNQLLPPPILMLSESCDEIIKMFVSAKERLISNPLPSSSYSPPPPQLFSVGHDASLHEWLRSAMAAGSGSSTSVQVPVTGTTQLDSGQLLFGSSPSSSQQRPRRRGYYRCTHQKMYQCPAKRQVQRLDHDPYTFQVTYRGNHTCHMSSTAPSIAPPTHMAATSSGTHQLPSPPPWLEFNLGGGGSSSGSTMAATAGGSSGADIAAAGPSSYLVAEMADAMFNSGSSSTNSMEFLFPSPQDKWDPEDSKNN